The Erigeron canadensis isolate Cc75 chromosome 4, C_canadensis_v1, whole genome shotgun sequence genome window below encodes:
- the LOC122598300 gene encoding uncharacterized protein LOC122598300: MGSLFIFLHILLFTLCTLVKPKSSPCRTSCGDIQIKYPFGIDDGCGSPYYGNILVCSESDILELRTPSGRYPVRGIDYSDPHILVTDPYMWNCQDGTHFRAPRPFSLDTSIHFSLSTQNDYLFFNCSESHVIVKPKPAFCERFPERCDSTCDSASYLCRHLPECAHALGASTSCCSYYPKATESLRLMLKYCETYTSVYWKNLGESQTYNTAPEYGIRINFDIPVTTRCLQCQDGSKGGGTCGFDVQTHGFSCLCEKGNVTTYCKDHSQLRKSSHLVAGTATAVSVAGAIGIGAGVWYFRKVKAQPPVTHGVQSNENRLF, translated from the exons atgggTTCTTTATTCATTTTCCTACATATCCTATTATTTACACTTTGCACTCTTGTAAAACCCAAATCAAGTCCATGCAGAACTTCTTGTGGTGACATACAAATCAAGTACCCTTTTGGCATAGATGATGGTTGTGGCAGCCCGTATTATGGGAACATCCTGGTATGCTCCGAATCCGACATCCTTGAACTCCGTACACCGTCAGGAAGATATCCGGTTCGTGGGATCGACTACTCGGATCCACATATCCTCGTTACGGATCCATACATGTGGAATTGCCAAGACGGGACACATTTTAGAGCCCCACGTCCATTTAGCCTTGACACAAGTATCCATTTCTCACTATCTACACAAAATGACTACCTTTTTTTCAATTGTAGTGAATCACATGTGATTGTCAAGCCTAAACCGGCATTTTGTGAACGATTCCCAGAACGATGCGACTCCACTTGTGATAGTGCTAGCTATTTGTGTAGGCACTTGCCCGAATGCGCACACGCGTTAGGTGCAAGTACTTCATGTTGCTCTTATTACCCAAAAGCGACCGAGTCGCTAAGGTTAATGTTGAAATATTGTGAGACTTACACTAGTGTATATTGGAAGAATTTGGGGGAGTCACAAACTTATAATACCGCCCCGGAGTATGGCATCCGGATTAACTTTGATATTCCTGTTACAACCCGATGTTTGCAATGTCAAGATGGGAGTAAGGGCGGTGGTACGTGTGGATTTGATGTCCAAACGCATGGATTTTCATGCTTATGTGAGAAGGGAAATGTCACAACTTATTGCAAAG ATCATTCTCAACTCCGGAAGAGTTCTCATCTAGTTGCGG GGACTGCGACAGCGGTTTCTGTAGCCGGAGCCATTGGAATAGGGGCAGGCGTATGGTACTTTAGAAAAGTTAAAGCTCAACCACCGGTCACACATGGAGTCCAAAGCAATGAGAATAGGCTTTTTTGA